Proteins encoded together in one Impatiens glandulifera chromosome 1, dImpGla2.1, whole genome shotgun sequence window:
- the LOC124929676 gene encoding probably inactive leucine-rich repeat receptor-like protein kinase At5g48380, whose product MELQGEFPRALANCSALIGLDLSNNNNLYGHIPSDISTILQFVTSLDLSFNNFNGSIPEDLSNCTYLNTLNLANNKFSGQIPLQLGSLYRIKKFSVANNFLTGRIPNMSNATSESYKNNSGLCGVPLPHCRAKLKILEDDHFITGFVVGMISSGISVTVS is encoded by the coding sequence ATGGAACTTCAGGGCGAGTTTCCTCGTGCTCTTGCAAATTGCTCAGCATTAATCGGCCTAGATCTCTCCAACAATAATAATCTTTACGGTCATATCCCTTCTGATATTTCGACAATTCTTCAGTTTGTCACGAGTCTTGACCTCTCCTTCAACAATTTCAACGGTTCTATTCCGGAGGATCTTTCGAATTGTACCTACCTCAACACTCTAAACCTCGCTAACAACAAATTCTCTGGACAGATTCCTCTACAACTTGGCTCTTTGTATCGAATCAAGAAATTTAGTGTAGCTAACAATTTCTTGACCGGTCGGATCCCAAATATGAGCAACGCAACCTCAGAGAGTTACAAGAATAATAGTGGGCTTTGTGGTGTTCCTTTACCACACTGTCGGGCGAAGTTGAAGATTTTAGAAGATGATCACTTCATTACTGGCTTTGTTGTCGGAATGATTAGTTCAGGAATAAGCGTGACTGTGTCGTGA